From one Bacteroides eggerthii genomic stretch:
- a CDS encoding porin family protein, whose translation MKTLKYISLRAFAIAALALVFAMPAKAQMTDNGYANIDWQFNFPLNNHFADKASGWGMNFEGGYFLTSNFALGGFLSYHSNHEYFDRQTLPVGESGSLNTDQQHTVFQLPFGLATRYAWNRGGAFQPYVGVKLGAQYAQLKSTFNAFEANEDTWGFYVSPEIGFNVYPWAYGPGLHFAAYYSYGTNKGDLFTYSVDGMNNVGLRIGIAF comes from the coding sequence ATGAAAACATTGAAATATATATCTTTGAGGGCATTTGCTATCGCCGCCCTTGCCCTTGTCTTTGCCATGCCGGCAAAGGCACAAATGACCGATAACGGTTATGCCAACATCGACTGGCAGTTCAACTTTCCTTTAAACAATCACTTTGCCGATAAGGCTAGCGGTTGGGGTATGAACTTTGAAGGCGGTTACTTCCTGACGTCAAACTTTGCTTTAGGAGGTTTCCTTTCTTATCACAGTAATCATGAATATTTTGACCGTCAGACTTTACCGGTTGGTGAAAGCGGCAGTTTGAATACAGACCAACAGCATACCGTATTCCAGTTGCCTTTCGGCCTTGCCACACGTTATGCCTGGAACCGCGGCGGTGCATTCCAACCGTATGTAGGCGTAAAACTCGGTGCACAATATGCCCAGTTGAAATCTACCTTCAACGCATTTGAAGCCAATGAAGATACATGGGGTTTCTATGTATCTCCGGAAATCGGCTTTAATGTTTATCCATGGGCTTATGGTCCGGGCTTGCATTTTGCCGCCTATTATAGTTACGGAACAAACAAAGGTGATCTCTTCACTTATAGCGTAGACGGAATGAACAATGTAGGTTTACGCATTGGTATCGCATTCTAA
- a CDS encoding DUF4136 domain-containing protein, with protein MKKFIPLLLAVFAIAFVSCEKDPDMDKLDSKYLVYTNYDTKADFKAFETYYLPDSILVIGNSKDAEYWKDESAQEILSAYVTNMNNRGYVRVDKRETADLGLQVSYVKSTYYFTDYGRPEWWWNYPGYWDAPYWGNWGGWYYPYAVNYAYSTGSFITELLNLNAPQGEKEKLPVLWTSYMSGLLSGSTSFNTKMAVEGVNQAFTQSAYLNRMSAQPR; from the coding sequence ATGAAGAAATTTATTCCTTTATTATTAGCGGTCTTCGCAATAGCATTTGTTTCTTGCGAAAAAGACCCTGACATGGATAAGCTGGACAGCAAGTATCTGGTTTATACCAATTATGACACGAAAGCAGACTTCAAAGCTTTCGAAACCTATTACTTACCGGATAGCATCCTTGTTATCGGAAACAGTAAAGATGCCGAATACTGGAAAGACGAAAGTGCACAGGAAATCCTCAGCGCATACGTTACTAATATGAACAACCGCGGTTACGTTCGTGTAGACAAACGTGAAACAGCAGATCTCGGCTTGCAGGTCAGCTACGTAAAAAGCACTTACTACTTTACAGACTACGGACGCCCCGAATGGTGGTGGAACTATCCAGGCTATTGGGATGCCCCTTATTGGGGTAACTGGGGTGGTTGGTATTATCCATACGCCGTAAATTATGCTTATAGTACCGGTTCCTTCATCACCGAATTACTGAACCTCAACGCTCCTCAAGGCGAGAAAGAGAAACTTCCTGTCCTGTGGACCAGCTACATGAGCGGACTGTTGAGCGGTTCAACGTCCTTCAATACTAAGATGGCGGTAGAAGGCGTAAACCAAGCCTTTACACAATCTGCCTATCTCAACAGGATGAGTGCTCAACCCAGATAA
- a CDS encoding aldo/keto reductase, with product MINSIYSPAPDRYDSNMKYRRCGKSGILLPEISLGLWHNFGDVNAFSNSLAMAHYAFDRGITHFDLANNYGPSCGSAEETFGMIMKKSFMPYRDELFISTKAGHEMWAGPYGDWGSRKSLMSSLNQSLKRMNLDYVDIFYIHRYDPNTPLEETLQTLVDIVRQGKALYIGISKYPKDKAELAYKYLEERNVHCLLYQGRYNLFNREPEEEGILRQAKENGTGFIAFSPLAQGLLTNRYLNGIPEDSRIAKGGFLKKEALTEEILRKIKALNELAFHRGQTLAEMALAWVLKDNMVTSVIIGASSVGQLTDNLKAIDNTTFSAEELESIYQIVK from the coding sequence ATGATCAATTCCATCTATTCTCCAGCACCTGACAGATACGACAGCAATATGAAGTACCGTCGTTGTGGTAAAAGCGGCATTCTACTCCCTGAAATATCTTTAGGGCTATGGCACAATTTCGGTGATGTCAATGCATTCTCCAACTCTTTAGCAATGGCACATTACGCATTCGACCGAGGTATTACCCATTTCGACCTTGCCAACAACTATGGTCCTTCCTGCGGTTCGGCTGAAGAAACATTCGGCATGATTATGAAGAAATCATTTATGCCCTACCGGGACGAGTTATTCATTTCCACCAAAGCTGGACATGAAATGTGGGCAGGACCTTACGGTGACTGGGGTTCCCGAAAGTCTTTGATGAGCAGCCTCAACCAAAGCCTGAAGCGAATGAATTTGGATTATGTAGATATCTTCTATATCCATCGCTACGATCCCAATACCCCTCTTGAAGAAACACTTCAAACACTGGTTGATATTGTACGGCAAGGGAAAGCACTCTACATCGGTATCTCCAAATACCCTAAGGACAAAGCAGAATTAGCTTATAAATATCTGGAAGAGAGAAATGTTCACTGTCTCCTCTACCAAGGCAGATACAATCTGTTCAATCGCGAACCGGAGGAAGAAGGCATTCTGCGACAAGCTAAAGAAAACGGTACAGGCTTTATTGCTTTCTCCCCTTTAGCACAGGGATTGCTTACCAACCGCTACCTTAACGGGATCCCTGAAGACTCGCGGATTGCCAAAGGTGGTTTCCTTAAAAAAGAAGCACTGACAGAAGAAATTCTGAGAAAAATCAAGGCACTGAATGAACTTGCTTTTCATCGCGGGCAGACCCTTGCCGAAATGGCGCTTGCATGGGTGCTGAAAGACAACATGGTGACCTCTGTCATTATCGGAGCAAGTTCCGTCGGGCAACTGACAGATAATCTGAAAGCGATAGATAATACGACTTTCTCCGCAGAAGAATTAGAAAGCATCTATCAAATTGTAAAATAG
- a CDS encoding AraC family transcriptional regulator, which translates to MENPNYIMREITPLSERDCFYIADRRKTEFTYPIHCHAEYELNFTEHASGVRRVVGDSAEVIGDYDLVLITGKELEHVWEQHECTSRDIREITIQFSSDLFFKDFINKNQFDSIRRMLEKAQCGISFPMQAIMKVYNWLDKLASEEQGFYAVMNFLRILYELSLYDNVEVLSSSSFAKIDNFSDSRRVQKIQKYIADHYQEDIRLADMAEMVGMTPVSFSRFFHLRTGKTLSDYIIDIRLGFATRLLVDSSQTIAEICYDCGFNNLSNFNRMFRKKKGCSPKEFRENYRKKKIVI; encoded by the coding sequence ATGGAAAACCCAAACTACATTATGAGGGAGATAACCCCTTTGTCTGAACGTGATTGTTTTTATATTGCAGATCGTCGTAAAACCGAATTTACTTATCCTATTCATTGCCATGCCGAATATGAGTTGAATTTTACGGAACATGCTTCCGGAGTGCGTCGGGTAGTCGGTGATTCTGCGGAGGTTATCGGGGATTATGATTTAGTGTTGATTACAGGTAAAGAGTTGGAGCATGTGTGGGAGCAACATGAATGTACTTCAAGGGATATCCGAGAAATTACAATTCAGTTTTCTTCAGATCTTTTCTTTAAAGACTTTATCAATAAAAATCAGTTTGATAGTATTCGCCGGATGTTGGAAAAAGCACAATGTGGTATTAGTTTTCCAATGCAGGCTATTATGAAAGTCTATAATTGGTTGGATAAGTTGGCTTCTGAAGAACAGGGATTTTATGCGGTAATGAATTTTCTTCGAATACTTTATGAACTATCTCTGTATGATAATGTAGAAGTGCTTTCTAGTTCTTCGTTTGCTAAAATAGACAATTTTTCAGACAGTCGTCGCGTGCAAAAAATTCAGAAGTATATTGCGGATCATTATCAAGAAGATATACGTTTGGCAGATATGGCAGAGATGGTAGGAATGACTCCAGTGTCATTTAGCCGTTTTTTTCATTTGCGCACAGGTAAAACTCTTTCTGACTATATTATTGATATTCGTTTAGGGTTTGCTACACGATTGTTAGTTGACTCAAGTCAGACTATTGCTGAAATATGTTATGATTGTGGGTTTAATAATTTATCTAACTTTAATAGAATGTTTAGAAAGAAAAAAGGATGCTCGCCTAAAGAGTTTCGTGAAAACTATCGGAAGAAGAAAATTGTTATATAA